Proteins co-encoded in one Marinomonas sp. IMCC 4694 genomic window:
- a CDS encoding chemotaxis protein CheW — MSELAPIKNGKALSENKKGELLQYLTFKLIDETYGINVMQIKEVLRYSEIAPVPGAPSYVLGIVNLRGNVVTVVDTRVRFSLPECTISDDTRIIIIEHDGEQVGLLVDAVQEVFYLYHGEIEQSPSVGNDEALMFIQGVYQKEEELVILLELDRMFERNDALGIEAMS, encoded by the coding sequence ATGTCTGAATTAGCGCCTATAAAAAATGGGAAAGCCCTATCTGAGAATAAGAAAGGCGAGTTGTTGCAGTACTTAACGTTTAAACTGATTGACGAAACCTACGGTATCAATGTCATGCAGATTAAAGAAGTATTGCGTTATAGCGAAATAGCCCCGGTACCCGGTGCGCCTTCTTATGTTTTAGGTATTGTTAATTTGCGTGGTAACGTGGTAACTGTGGTGGATACTCGAGTCCGATTTAGCCTCCCAGAGTGTACTATTTCTGATGATACTCGAATTATTATCATCGAGCATGACGGCGAGCAAGTCGGCTTGTTAGTAGATGCGGTACAGGAAGTATTTTATTTGTATCACGGTGAAATTGAGCAAAGCCCAAGCGTAGGCAATGATGAAGCCCTGATGTTTATTCAAGGTGTGTACCAAAAAGAAGAAGAGTTGGTTATTTTGCTTGAATTGGATCGTATGTTTGAACGCAACGATGCGCTTGGCATTGAAGCCATGAGTTGA
- the trxB gene encoding thioredoxin-disulfide reductase, with protein MSDVKHAKLMILGSGPAGYTAAVYAARANLNPVMITGMQMGGQLTTTTDVDNWPGDDQGVQGPELMERMRKHAERFETEIIFDHVNKVDLQNRPFRLEGDSGIYTCDALIISTGASAQYLGLESETKFMGQGVSACATCDGFFYRNQDVAVIGGGNTAVEEALYLANIAKTVTVIHRRDKFRSEKILSDKLLEKAKNANVKIEWFSELDEVLGDDAGVTGLRIKNTQTGDTKELSVAGVFVAIGHKPNTDIFQGQLEMKDGYLTVQSGSHGNATQTSIEGVFAAGDVSDHIYRQAITSAGTGCMAALDAERFLDS; from the coding sequence ATGAGCGATGTAAAACACGCTAAATTAATGATTTTAGGTTCAGGCCCTGCGGGTTACACCGCCGCCGTGTATGCGGCTCGCGCTAATTTAAATCCTGTGATGATTACAGGTATGCAGATGGGTGGGCAGCTTACTACCACCACAGACGTTGACAACTGGCCAGGCGATGACCAGGGTGTTCAAGGTCCAGAATTAATGGAGCGTATGCGCAAGCACGCGGAACGTTTTGAAACAGAGATTATTTTTGACCATGTCAATAAAGTGGATTTGCAAAATCGTCCATTTCGTTTAGAAGGCGACAGCGGTATCTATACCTGCGATGCTTTGATTATTTCAACTGGGGCGAGTGCGCAGTATCTTGGCCTGGAAAGTGAAACTAAATTCATGGGGCAGGGTGTTTCCGCTTGCGCAACGTGTGATGGCTTTTTTTATCGCAATCAAGATGTTGCCGTGATTGGTGGAGGTAATACCGCTGTTGAAGAAGCCTTGTATTTGGCTAACATTGCTAAGACGGTCACGGTGATACATCGTCGTGATAAGTTCCGCTCTGAAAAGATTTTGTCGGATAAGTTGTTGGAAAAAGCGAAAAATGCCAATGTGAAAATTGAATGGTTTTCAGAACTTGACGAAGTGCTTGGTGATGACGCGGGTGTGACAGGATTGCGTATTAAAAACACGCAAACTGGTGACACCAAAGAGCTTTCGGTTGCGGGCGTGTTTGTAGCAATAGGCCATAAACCAAATACCGATATTTTCCAAGGTCAGCTTGAAATGAAAGATGGCTATTTAACCGTTCAATCAGGGTCGCATGGCAATGCGACACAAACGAGCATTGAAGGTGTATTTGCAGCGGGTGATGTGTCGGATCATATTTATCGTCAGGCGATTACCTCCGCGGGAACGGGTTGCATGGCTGCGTTAGATGCAGAGCGTTTCTTAGATTCTTAA
- a CDS encoding HesA/MoeB/ThiF family protein, giving the protein MNESELDRYSRQLLLPNFDVAGQLKLASSHILVIGLGGLGNIAATYLATSGVGILTLADGDQLESSNLPRQVLYDESQIGLNKAVAAAEQLVTRNPRIRIYPMPHKLEAEALHRAVESADVVLDCTDNFAARQSINRACLTYKKPLVSAAAIRWEGQLVSFLYHQQASPCYECLYPELSDQQLSCNESGIIAPVVGMLGVFQALEAIKLASGCGEVKHATLRLFDGFEGRWRDMRLTQDPECVACLR; this is encoded by the coding sequence ATGAATGAATCCGAGTTAGATCGCTACAGTCGGCAGTTGTTGCTGCCCAATTTTGATGTTGCTGGGCAGTTAAAGCTCGCCTCGTCCCATATTTTGGTCATAGGTTTGGGCGGGCTTGGTAATATCGCCGCAACCTATTTGGCGACCTCTGGAGTAGGTATTCTGACCTTGGCCGATGGCGATCAGTTAGAAAGCAGTAATCTGCCTCGGCAAGTGTTGTACGACGAAAGCCAGATTGGTCTCAACAAAGCCGTGGCGGCGGCTGAGCAGCTTGTAACGAGAAATCCGCGCATACGAATTTACCCCATGCCGCATAAGTTAGAAGCAGAGGCGTTACATCGGGCGGTCGAATCTGCGGATGTGGTATTAGATTGCACTGATAATTTTGCGGCGCGACAAAGCATTAATCGCGCTTGCTTAACGTATAAAAAGCCCTTAGTGAGTGCCGCTGCCATTCGTTGGGAAGGACAGTTGGTGAGTTTTTTATATCACCAGCAAGCGTCTCCCTGTTATGAATGCTTGTATCCTGAGTTGTCTGATCAACAACTTAGTTGCAATGAAAGCGGAATTATTGCACCTGTTGTCGGCATGTTAGGGGTATTTCAGGCTTTAGAAGCCATTAAATTAGCCAGTGGCTGTGGTGAAGTAAAGCATGCCACATTACGATTGTTTGATGGGTTTGAAGGTCGCTGGCGTGACATGCGTCTGACGCAAGATCCTGAGTGTGTAGCCTGCTTAAGATGA
- a CDS encoding inosine/guanosine kinase, whose amino-acid sequence MKFPGRRKLKHYFPVSQSKPVLPTSEVRPDKDTYIVGLDETIVDVVANVSDDFLNKFNIKKGLSNLVDANTAASIFLELTAQECISDHFAGGTIGNTIHNYSVLADDKSVLLGVMSANIPLGSPAYHYICHTSSKVDMNHLQGVPGDIGRGITLITPDGERTFAIAPGDMDELNVEHIPENIIAGAAALVTCAYPLRHQGKPIKSAMLKALEYAHQHQVPTVLTLGTSHLVEEHRDELLALIKQYVDVLAMNELEAEALTGFSDPLEAASAILDHVDIVLLTVGPDGMYLCGHTEAALKRETTNPIKSASLADFNRWEFSRPMSRKACQHPVKVYSHIDPYLGGPDKIRNTNGAGDGALSALLHDISANHFHKDALPNSSKHIAAYLAYSSFAQICKYANRVSYEILVQNASRLSKGLPEREDSLEEAYWGQ is encoded by the coding sequence ATGAAATTTCCTGGCAGACGCAAACTTAAACATTATTTTCCTGTTTCTCAATCCAAACCCGTTCTGCCCACTTCTGAGGTGCGCCCCGATAAAGACACTTATATTGTCGGCCTCGACGAGACCATTGTGGACGTGGTTGCCAATGTGTCTGATGATTTTTTGAACAAGTTCAACATTAAAAAAGGCTTATCAAATTTAGTCGATGCCAATACAGCAGCATCGATTTTTCTTGAGCTTACAGCCCAAGAGTGTATTTCAGATCACTTTGCTGGTGGCACGATCGGCAACACGATTCATAACTATTCGGTACTGGCAGACGACAAATCGGTTTTGCTCGGTGTGATGTCCGCCAACATTCCTCTTGGTTCACCAGCTTACCATTATATCTGTCATACCAGCAGCAAAGTCGACATGAATCATTTACAAGGGGTACCCGGGGATATTGGTCGTGGTATTACTTTAATCACACCGGACGGCGAGCGTACGTTTGCTATCGCCCCTGGAGACATGGACGAACTGAATGTTGAGCACATACCTGAAAACATCATTGCAGGTGCCGCGGCGTTAGTGACGTGCGCTTATCCACTGCGTCATCAGGGCAAACCCATCAAATCAGCCATGCTAAAAGCCTTGGAATACGCACACCAACATCAGGTCCCTACCGTACTGACGCTTGGTACTTCTCACCTAGTGGAAGAACATCGCGATGAACTGCTCGCATTAATCAAACAATACGTTGATGTGCTTGCAATGAATGAACTAGAAGCCGAAGCACTAACGGGCTTTTCCGATCCATTAGAAGCCGCCAGTGCAATTTTAGACCATGTTGACATTGTTTTACTCACCGTCGGTCCAGATGGCATGTATCTTTGTGGTCATACAGAAGCGGCATTAAAACGTGAAACCACGAACCCAATCAAATCGGCCAGTTTAGCCGACTTTAACCGTTGGGAGTTTAGCCGCCCGATGTCACGCAAAGCGTGCCAACACCCGGTGAAAGTATATTCCCATATCGATCCTTACTTGGGCGGACCAGACAAAATCCGTAACACAAATGGTGCGGGGGATGGGGCTTTATCAGCCTTGCTGCACGATATTTCAGCCAATCATTTTCACAAAGACGCCCTGCCTAATTCCAGCAAACACATTGCGGCCTATCTGGCATATTCGTCTTTCGCACAAATTTGCAAATACGCGAACCGCGTCAGTTATGAAATTCTGGTACAAAATGCGTCCCGCTTATCGAAAGGTCTACCAGAACGAGAAGACAGTCTAGAAGAAGCCTACTGGGGGCAATAA
- the trpS gene encoding tryptophan--tRNA ligase → MAKDIVLTGVTTTGTPHLGNYVGAIRPAIEASRQDNTESYFFLADYHALIKCQDPERVKQSRLEIAATWLACGLDTDKATFYRQSDIPEIAELNWLLTCVTAKGLMNRAHAYKGAVDENLAKEQDPDFGITMGLFCYPVLMAADILAFNAHKVPVGRDQIQHIEMARDIAGRFNHLFGEHFVLPQAVVGEEGSILKGLDGRKMSKSYNNTIPLFDTEKKLQKGLNKIKTNLLEPGEAKDPNDSTVFDIYRAFATPEQTADMRQKFAEGIAWGEAKKELFTLVNGQLSESREKYLELIATPAHVEDILQAGAEKARTRARGLIADLRQAVGLVNFK, encoded by the coding sequence ATGGCAAAAGACATTGTTTTAACGGGTGTTACCACCACAGGCACGCCTCATTTGGGAAATTATGTGGGCGCCATTCGTCCTGCGATCGAAGCCAGTCGTCAAGACAATACCGAGTCTTACTTCTTTTTAGCGGATTATCATGCGCTCATTAAATGCCAAGACCCAGAGCGTGTTAAACAATCTCGATTGGAAATCGCGGCGACCTGGCTGGCGTGTGGATTAGACACAGATAAGGCGACTTTTTACCGCCAATCCGATATTCCAGAAATTGCTGAACTCAATTGGCTGCTGACATGCGTGACAGCCAAGGGCCTGATGAATCGCGCGCACGCTTACAAAGGCGCTGTGGATGAAAATCTAGCCAAAGAGCAAGATCCTGACTTTGGTATCACCATGGGCTTATTTTGTTACCCCGTGTTGATGGCAGCGGATATTCTGGCATTTAATGCGCACAAAGTGCCCGTAGGTCGTGATCAAATCCAACACATTGAAATGGCGCGTGATATTGCAGGTCGTTTTAATCATTTATTTGGTGAACATTTTGTGTTGCCTCAAGCGGTTGTCGGCGAAGAAGGCTCCATTTTGAAAGGCCTAGATGGCCGCAAAATGAGCAAGAGCTACAACAATACGATTCCCTTATTCGACACCGAAAAGAAATTACAAAAAGGCCTTAATAAGATCAAAACGAACCTACTGGAGCCTGGTGAAGCAAAAGACCCGAACGACTCCACCGTGTTCGATATCTATCGAGCGTTCGCCACACCAGAGCAAACTGCAGACATGCGTCAGAAATTTGCAGAAGGGATTGCATGGGGCGAAGCTAAGAAGGAACTTTTTACCTTAGTGAATGGTCAACTAAGTGAGTCTCGTGAAAAGTACCTTGAACTAATAGCAACCCCCGCGCATGTAGAAGACATTTTACAAGCTGGGGCCGAAAAAGCGCGCACTCGAGCGCGTGGTTTGATTGCCGATTTACGCCAAGCCGTAGGTCTAGTGAATTTTAAATAA
- the recD gene encoding exodeoxyribonuclease V subunit alpha: protein MDFSKQRDVLEASSSPGASAPPSLLHWQEKGVLRAIDRQWIEQLCQHVGERRDAVHLAGALCSAYLGAGHICIDLATLWHTPPKDIKAPVWQSALVHYQIESVESWCRTLQDSRLVAMAADLSDKPMVLSGTRLYLFRYFDYEQQVLRYLRRQCQVAPFDLDASILSALFPSSNQVIDWQKVAVANAASLPFSVISGGPGTGKTTTVTKLLALLVAQSLAQGRLLRIELAAPTGKAAARLTESIANAKASLPLDDGIRSAIPEQASTLHRLLGSEFGRSRFKHHKDNPLHLDVLLVDEVSMVDLPMMAKLIDAMPAHARLILLGDKDQLASVEAGSVLGDITFGIDRAYFQPEWAQRLAHLTGEPLGSLGNAAAPAISRALTLLRTSYRFDQNSGIGHLAKAMNAGDPSAVLRCLQADYADVRWCVPEEGQTKADIATLAKGYDDYWEAVRHTKPIADLYQVFSRYQILTAVRQGEFGVEKINAQLEGYFYQRGRVKDPHVWYPGKAVMLTRNDASLGLFNGDIGLCMPDECQRLRVWFMQSDGTFSGLLPSRLSEYETVFAMTVHKSQGSEFDQVALLLPLISSPVLSKELLYTGITRAKKTFTLWGASALIRSATKTRIQRDSGLLDALWH from the coding sequence ATGGACTTTTCTAAACAACGGGATGTATTGGAGGCATCGAGCTCCCCCGGCGCATCAGCACCGCCCAGCTTACTGCATTGGCAAGAAAAAGGCGTATTGCGTGCGATCGACCGTCAATGGATAGAGCAACTTTGTCAGCATGTGGGAGAGCGTCGTGATGCGGTACATCTTGCGGGCGCTTTATGCAGCGCGTATTTGGGTGCAGGGCATATTTGTATTGATTTGGCGACCTTGTGGCATACACCGCCAAAGGACATTAAAGCGCCCGTATGGCAAAGCGCACTTGTGCATTATCAGATTGAAAGTGTTGAAAGCTGGTGTCGTACTTTGCAAGACAGTCGTTTGGTGGCCATGGCGGCCGATTTGAGCGACAAGCCGATGGTGCTATCGGGCACTCGATTGTACCTGTTTCGTTATTTTGATTATGAGCAGCAGGTGCTGAGGTACTTGCGTCGCCAATGTCAGGTTGCTCCTTTTGACCTCGATGCGTCGATACTGTCGGCTCTTTTTCCGTCATCAAACCAAGTGATTGATTGGCAAAAAGTGGCCGTAGCGAATGCAGCGAGTCTGCCATTTTCCGTTATCAGCGGTGGGCCAGGGACGGGGAAAACCACCACAGTGACCAAATTGTTGGCCTTGCTGGTGGCTCAGTCTTTGGCGCAAGGGCGTTTATTGCGCATTGAGTTGGCCGCTCCGACAGGTAAAGCCGCAGCGCGCTTAACCGAATCCATCGCCAATGCGAAGGCCAGCTTGCCACTCGATGACGGCATCCGGTCTGCTATCCCAGAGCAAGCCAGCACCTTGCACCGATTATTGGGCAGTGAGTTTGGTCGCAGCCGCTTTAAACACCACAAAGATAATCCGTTGCATTTAGATGTTTTGTTGGTGGACGAAGTGTCCATGGTGGATTTGCCGATGATGGCAAAGTTGATCGATGCGATGCCAGCCCATGCACGGCTCATTTTATTGGGCGACAAAGATCAATTGGCGTCGGTGGAAGCCGGTAGTGTGTTGGGGGATATTACGTTTGGTATTGATCGTGCGTATTTTCAACCCGAGTGGGCCCAGCGTTTGGCCCATCTCACGGGAGAGCCATTGGGCTCGTTAGGCAATGCAGCGGCGCCTGCGATCAGTCGAGCATTGACCCTGTTGCGGACCAGTTACCGATTTGATCAAAACAGCGGTATTGGGCATTTGGCAAAAGCCATGAATGCGGGCGATCCCTCAGCGGTGTTGCGGTGCTTGCAAGCCGATTACGCTGATGTTCGCTGGTGTGTGCCCGAAGAGGGGCAAACCAAAGCGGACATTGCGACCTTGGCAAAAGGCTACGATGATTACTGGGAGGCGGTACGTCATACCAAGCCCATTGCCGACTTGTATCAGGTGTTTTCTCGTTATCAGATCTTAACCGCGGTGCGACAAGGCGAGTTTGGGGTCGAAAAAATCAATGCGCAGCTGGAAGGGTATTTTTATCAACGAGGACGGGTGAAAGATCCCCATGTTTGGTACCCAGGTAAAGCCGTTATGTTGACAAGAAACGATGCTTCTTTAGGTTTGTTCAATGGAGACATAGGGCTGTGTATGCCAGACGAATGTCAGCGCCTTAGGGTGTGGTTTATGCAGTCTGACGGTACGTTTTCAGGTTTATTACCCAGTCGTTTGAGTGAGTATGAAACCGTGTTTGCGATGACGGTACACAAGTCGCAAGGCTCTGAATTTGATCAGGTGGCGTTGCTGTTGCCATTGATCTCATCACCGGTATTGAGCAAAGAACTCTTGTATACGGGCATTACACGGGCGAAAAAGACATTTACCTTGTGGGGCGCCAGCGCTTTAATTCGCAGTGCGACGAAAACTCGAATTCAACGCGACTCAGGTTTGTTGGATGCGCTGTGGCATTGA
- the ppa gene encoding inorganic diphosphatase yields MSYHTIPAGKDAPNDIYVIIEIPAHANPVKYEVDHDLDALVVDRFMTAPMFYPANYGYVNNTLADDGDPVDVLVITPYPVVPGSVIRCRPVGVLNMSDEAGMDAKLVAVPHEKLSKEYGHIQDVNDIPQLLRDQIEHFFENYKTLEKGKWVKVEGWANAEEAKKAIVEGIEAYNAK; encoded by the coding sequence ATGAGCTACCACACAATCCCTGCAGGCAAAGACGCACCAAACGACATTTATGTCATCATCGAAATTCCCGCACACGCCAATCCAGTAAAGTATGAAGTAGACCACGATTTGGACGCACTCGTAGTTGACCGTTTCATGACGGCACCTATGTTTTACCCAGCAAACTACGGCTATGTAAACAACACATTAGCGGATGACGGCGACCCAGTTGATGTACTGGTTATTACGCCTTATCCAGTAGTACCAGGATCCGTGATTCGCTGCCGTCCTGTTGGCGTATTAAACATGTCAGACGAAGCAGGCATGGACGCAAAATTGGTCGCCGTACCCCATGAAAAACTGAGCAAAGAATACGGTCATATTCAAGACGTAAACGACATTCCTCAGTTGCTACGTGATCAAATTGAACACTTCTTCGAAAACTACAAAACCCTTGAAAAAGGCAAATGGGTTAAAGTAGAAGGCTGGGCAAACGCAGAAGAAGCGAAAAAAGCGATTGTTGAAGGTATTGAAGCCTACAACGCAAAATAA
- a CDS encoding Tim44 domain-containing protein has protein sequence MKTTVFAMFMAFVLAIGAGGYSADVQAKKFGGGKSFGKSFSVAKPKAPAAANTSGASSAAAGAKKPGFLGGLGGGLLGGLLLGGLFATLLGGGAFEGISFGDILLFAVIGFLVYKFFIAPKRRAAAQANAAGANSMFREMPDSTRDSVQPSPMSGMSGFGAEPAIKLPPGFNEQAFVEEAKNHYVTLQKAWDDNNFDEILDYVTPELYNMLVAERATYGDDKPRTEVISLMAELVRGEYIGSVASISLQFSGWIKEGDETSDTKEIWHLEKNMSDPKANWTIVGIEQDN, from the coding sequence GTGAAAACGACAGTATTTGCCATGTTTATGGCATTTGTTTTAGCAATAGGTGCCGGCGGTTACAGTGCGGATGTGCAAGCCAAAAAATTTGGCGGTGGTAAAAGTTTCGGTAAGAGCTTTTCTGTCGCGAAACCTAAAGCGCCTGCAGCGGCCAATACAAGCGGTGCAAGCAGCGCCGCAGCGGGTGCGAAGAAACCTGGATTTTTGGGTGGCTTAGGCGGCGGGTTGTTAGGCGGACTTCTGCTCGGTGGTTTGTTTGCGACCTTGCTTGGTGGTGGCGCTTTTGAAGGTATTTCATTCGGCGACATCTTGTTGTTTGCTGTGATTGGCTTCTTGGTTTACAAGTTCTTTATTGCGCCAAAACGTCGTGCTGCAGCGCAAGCGAATGCCGCTGGTGCGAACAGTATGTTCCGTGAAATGCCCGATTCAACGCGTGACAGTGTTCAACCATCGCCAATGTCTGGCATGAGTGGTTTTGGTGCGGAGCCAGCCATCAAGCTTCCGCCTGGTTTTAATGAGCAAGCGTTTGTTGAAGAAGCAAAAAATCACTACGTTACGCTGCAAAAAGCATGGGATGACAACAATTTTGATGAAATTCTAGATTACGTTACTCCTGAGCTTTACAACATGCTGGTTGCAGAACGTGCTACATATGGCGATGATAAACCTCGTACTGAAGTGATTTCCTTGATGGCTGAATTAGTTCGTGGTGAATACATTGGCTCAGTAGCGTCGATTTCACTGCAGTTTTCTGGTTGGATCAAAGAGGGCGATGAAACGTCTGATACTAAAGAAATTTGGCATTTAGAGAAAAATATGTCTGACCCAAAGGCAAATTGGACAATTGTTGGTATTGAACAAGACAACTAA